The DNA segment acccgggtctccagtGTGACAAGACACCAGGCTTCTCCACCGCCCCTGCGAACCTAAGACCAGGGGAACAATAACTTTGAAATATGGTGGAACGTTTCCCTCAGtagagtgaatatggttttatggtgtttttagaaaaatattctagcaatatcacggaggacacctgaaatgaacttcacacattgttgaaTCAATtgtacccggtgagataaagtcatgtgactataaccttctagcgcctaacaggcaacTTGGGTTACCCGGGGTAATAATGATGATCAGTGTGTTAGCGCCTTGAACATGCTTTGTTGCATGGAGACTGGCACATTATAGGACTTCACATTATTACTGTACCCATGATGACAATTGAGCccatgtcttcagtgtgacccTTTAATCACGAGGCTACTCTACCGCCCCTCCCTCCTGAGAGACCTTATGTCTAACATTATATAGTAGCTCACCTGCTTGGGTTCTTCAGCTCCTCAGTCACAAAATTTAAACTGTTCCTGAAAAAGGTGCAAATCtttataaatgataaaaataatattaaGAGATATTGGATTCTACCAGTATTGGCTTTAGTGTTACAATGGAATTTAATATTTGAATGATAATTGCAATGagagaataaaaaaaaatagatcTTATATGCATTCCTTGCATTCATTACGTTAAATGATAATTTGGTAGTGTTTTCTCGTGAGatacacaaaatgaaaaattgCCCTTACCAACCATCGAATGCCCACAAGCCGTTATAGAAAGCAAATATAACAGTTGACGGATTCTGCGAAGTTCCTTCAAAACCCTCAGATATATATTCAGTGTTACCTGTCATAAACAAACTCATGAGTATAATTGCTGTGGGTTGTAAAGAAACATACAAAATAGGAAAAAAATAGCAGAGCTGGTCTGGAACCAGTGTCTAGCGTCTGAGAGGCAGGTCAAGCAAGAGCAGGTGCCCGCCTCTAGGAGTTGATTTCGCACGATTTAAAGAGTATTTGTTGACGTCACCTAGAACGGTGTAAGGAGTAGGTGTCGACGTCTCACAGAACGGTGTTTAGAGTAGGTGTCGACGTGTCACAGAACGGTGTAAAGAGTAAGTGTCGACTTCTCCCAGAACGGTGTAAAGGGTAGGTGTCACCGTCTCACAGAACGGTATAAACAGTAGGTGTCGACGTCTCAGAACAGTGTAAAGAGTGAAGAGTTTGTAAACGATGTagagaaagagtgagtttagttttacgtcacattcagcaatattcaagctatatgtcggccgtctgtaaataatcgagtctggaccagacaatccagtgatcatcagcacgAATATAGATCTAACCATTTGGGAACCGACTGTGTCAACCAATTTAGTGAGTCTGACtaccaatcctgttagtcgcctcttacgacaagcatgggttactgaagaccaattctaatccgggaCTTCACCGGTTCAGCAATGTAAGTtgatgaatttagttttacgccgcacccagcaatattccagctatatggcggcggtctgtaaataattccaCCAATGTAGACAGATCTACGTATATCTATAATATATGGGTAGAATACGTCTCCATACACAACCTTGACATACTGACCTTCAGCTATCTTGTAGATGCCTCCGATAGTGATGATGGCAATAGCCAGGAGTTTGAGGACCGTCATGGTGTTCTGGATTATAGTGGCGAGTCGGACGCTCACGCAGTTGCAGAACGTTATGAACACTGAAACATGAAATCCGGAATGACTAACCTGGATTGGTAATGTATAACCGGTGTAACAATGGAATATAACAATGAAATAACACCGGAATAcaatgaacagcaaaagaaacgcatctcTGGCATTTTGTCAAGTATTTAGATAGAAAACATACAAATCATCTTTTACTTATACGTTATTTCAATCTTCTCtggaaaattgcgtttcttttgctgtccagtatatgtgtgtAACAGATTGTTTCGTGCTCGATATTTGATAGCGATTCGTAATACGTGTTCATTACGCAGTGATAAAATCAAGCAGATGGGTCTGATAGATATGTTTATTTTCTAGATTTAATTTGTTCAAAGCAGACAGAGAAGAGTATCTGGAATGTACCATCCGCAAATGTTACGGAAATGTTTCGACAAGCAATGGAAGGAGACAATTATAGCAATATAGTTATACATTTATCATAATTGATCAATACTTACTCGTAGGAAATTATCCCTAGGCATCTGAACAATTACAAGCTAAAGTTCAAGTTCAAGTACTGTATTGAGATATATGTTTCTGAAAGTTCCTTCTGAATTTTGTTCTATACATTTCAATTGAGGAATCTAATCGTGCATGTGGTGTGAATGGGAGCTGAATCATTCATTattcaattattcataattttcatgaatgacAAGATCAACGATGACAGCCCGATTAAATACATTATGTGCATCAGGTATCTAGTTTTAATGTACACAAAAGTCCAGTTTTAAATACGCATGTACATTATAGTCATTATTCAACATGGCGGCGCGCGGGTGaggtagcacagtggttaaagcgtttgctcgtcacaccaacggcccgagttcgattcccaatcgTAAGACTCCATTATGATTCTGACTATATCTTAGGCACGTATTTACAAATCACAATAACTTGAAGATGCGGGGGAAAGTTGAGCGTAAAAAAACTCAAAATACGTTTTGTTCTTACGCATGCCGAGAGCAGTCACCAACTTGATGACGGAAGTCGGGGGGTCACATCCGGGGTAGAGAGGCTTGACTATGTACGTCCCCATAGCGAGGCTGATGACAGCTACCATTGTTGGGCGAATAATAAACAGACCAGTCCAGTCAAACAAAAACGCCGGAAGTCTTCCAATTTTGCTTACATCTCCCTTGTACGTGTACATCAAGTACGCATGCTCGCCACCAGATCGAGGCACGGCTGTCCCCAGTTCGGCGTAGACTAAGGCACCTGGAAGAAAATTTAAGTGTTTAGCTGCCTGTGACCTTGGCTACAAAACGTTCGTAGTAATCTCCCATCTCAACGAATCATGCATCGGAACCCTGAATATTTACTCTGATAACTTGATAGTTTCGTACTTTCTGACATGATTTATACAGTTAGAATAGTAACAAGGGTAGTGTTGGCTCATTCTTTGTGGAGTTGCCAGGAGACTTTAATCGTGCGATCAAAACCGCTTTTTTGTCACGATTATTTGACTATATTTGTGATTTCATCATCAAAGAAGTAAACGTCTAAGACTGTCATCACTTCCGGTTCTCGTCCCACATTAAGCCTACACGCAGTGAACTTAAAGCATGCTATGACTAGAATACTAGGATATTACCACAACACGCTGGTGTTTGTGAAAAGGGTAAAAGTGTTTCCTGTCCAAACAAACTCATGTTCAACGATTGTCATATATCTAAGTAACTGAACCGATTCAAATTGCGATCCCGTCGTACGACAAGGGTTATTAAATTCTTGACTGTCTCTGTAGACGTGTGATGTGATATCCCAGTGAGGGAGCGTTACATGTATAAAACCGACATTCATATAACATGAATGCACGCTCATGCATGAACACACTaacacatagacacagacacagacacaagcacaaatgcacacacaacaaacactcaAGCGCGCGTTTGTTGTTgaaacttgtttgagtggcattttagaagttgaggtgtgcaaataggacaaattgtatatagaatgcttgacaacggtacaagaatctgcaccgaaacgtcgctatcacgcaataaagaagttgttatccatacaatttgtcctatttgttgTTGAAAGCCGCACTAAGCAAAATTCAAGCTAAATGGCggcagtaaataatcgagcccggaccagacaacccagtgatcaacagcacgagcatcgatatacgcaattTTAATACGCtaacataaaatgtgtcaaccacatcaTTGCGTCTGTCCACCGGATCCTTTCAGACGCCTCTTAccacaggcatgggttgctgaagatcaattctaagccggatcttcacggtcaCAAGCACAGAGTCAATAATCTCTAAAGAAACGTTAAACCCCGTTCCATATCACCCGAGTAGCTTAAAGAAATACACGTATACACTGACACAAGACATACACTGGAACAGTTTAACTGTTCTTTATTAGGTCAGGTGTCCGCATTTCCCAAATCgcaaaaacaaatattgaaattgtacTTGAAACAGAAAGATAAGCATTCCTTCGGTGAGCGTATTTCTGGGTCTCGTGCACCTGTAACAGTATCCATCGCCATGtacccattcattcattcatatttaggCATTGTAAAGCAATAGACCCACTATAACAACACTTGGCTCGCAAGGGTCAAGGggagactaatgcttagtctctgaactAATATTTTGAAGTAACAAATATACCTAATTGCAAGTGAAAAGGTGATTCCTAGTCAGATGGGAAATTGAGAACCTGGGCGAATGTGTGTGTACGATTAAATTAAAGACTTAAAGCAATCTGTGTTATCTACATGTATAGTTTTTTCCTATTGATTTCAATctattttcctgggttttttaaAACTGTTATCGATTAGCCTTAACAGGTGTGGAATCGGGTGATGTTTCAAGGTTATGTTTCAACTCAGTGCAGCGTGTTTCACAGGGTTATCAAATCTGCTCTCCATACCCATTGTCGCCAGTACTCCACACAGGGCCCATATGATGAGGCTGAGTCCCACAGACCCGCAGCCCTCCAAGACACCTTTAGGGCTGATGAAGATGCCCGACCCTGTGGAAGACAAGTTTATCAGTTCCATTTACAGAGACAACGattaaagacaacatgcaatcgACTTTGGTTGTATCAAGTACCGAGGCTCGGCTCTGGGTCACACGGAACCAGTTTCAGTCACCACATGACTTCAGCATTTCCATTGCTTCTGAAAGTCAGTGTTCTAGATAGTGCTCACGTAAGTCCAATAAAGATATTTTCAATAAGGATTGAATCCAAATTCAGTGTTTCAGAAACTGAAATCATATTTGTTTCCCACAGTACTAATCTCAGAGATCCGATCctatatattttttctttgcGAGTCTGTCCCTGAGGAAACAACAATGGGTATTTTTTTTCGCGCTGACGTTTGATATATACTTTTAAGATGTTTGTTTCCATTATAAaggagtgcgtgagtttagttttacgccacactcagtagtagctatatggcggtggtttgtaaataactgagtccggaccaatccagtgatcagcagcatgagcatcgatctgggcagttgtgaaccgatgacacgtgtcagtcaagtcagcgagcctgaccacccgatcccgttagtcgcctcttacgacaagcatagtcgccttttatggcaagcgtgggttgctgaagacttctaccccggatcttcacggggtcCATTAAAAAGGGGACCAGGAGTTCCTTATCGAGTGTTTTACCTATCATGGTGCCAACAATGAGCCCAATCCCTGACAAGAGTCCAAGGTCTCTCTTCATCTCTATTTTTGGGGCACCGTCTGCCTCTTTGTCGTTCGCCATGACTGGTTGTGTTGTCCCCCTTGATTTTAGTGTTTAAACTTCAAAATGACGGCcataaatctgaaacaaaatataaatatgaaaaatatttttaaattggTTAGGATTATCGGTGTCTTCTGCACAGAATGTTGAAGCTGTCCAACCGTGCGTTAGGCCCAGTCATCATCAAACATTGGTGCATCCTTGCTTCTGCCAGAAGGTCCATTTCACATGAACACAATTTaattttattacatattttataatgttattatttatttattattatatatttactcAGTTGCTTGCAACAAAGAACGTAAAACTAGTAAAAAATAGTGCAATTTACCTGAAACTATGTCTACCCATATACACTTGTTCACCTGTCCATGTGCTATATTAAGCTCATTAATTGTACTCTTGGTCATGTGGCCATAAATACCTTATTACTCTTTAAGGTGCAAACAATACTTTCTTGAGCGTCACATAATGCAATTCTGCGTTATATGCAGAGAAACACTGAAATATGGCGCATCATGTTTCCCTCATtagagtgagtacggttttacgccgcttttatgaACATTCTACCAATGTCCCAGGGGACACCAGAggtgggcttcactcattgtactcatgtgggaatcgaacccgggtcttcagtgtgacgagcggatGCTTTAAACATAaggttaccccaccgtccctccaGAATTAAATCCAGCAAAATCGCAAGCAAAATACGATGAGTATattccccagggagctgagaaggGAAAATGATCTTGAaaaaagtgatcacttccccgtCGTTTAAGAAACGCTTAGTCATCAATGCATCAACAACATGCATGTACTTTTGGAAAATATGTACATGCGACATTGATATTATCGTATAAATGCCAGGGACACCTGCTGTAGAATGATGTGGAAGAGAAATATATGCTATTCCAGATGGTCATAAGCAGTAGTCGAAACATACAACCATATATAATTCGAAAGTGGATTTCTGTTTCGGTGCATGAATATGTCATTTTGTTAACCCCAAAATATCAGAATATACCTGAAGGATATgcctcgtcaagccgaagacgcGAGTTGGATTCTCCTCATGGtaaaatgcgtgaagcccatttccggcgtcccctgtcgtgatattgccggaatattgctaaagcggcataaaacaaaactatctcactcactcttgaaggatctataataaacatacataaacaaaacattcacgaTATGACGCTGTGAAAAAAACAGTCATTAAGATTCCTAACTTCATATTATGTATGTCATAAACCTGTTCAACTTAATCCTAAGTGCATATGTACGGTCATGCCCAGGCAGATTTTGTTATTACGCAAATACCTGCGTCCTGACTGCACCAGTGCCTTACACATTAGATCAGAGGAGAGGAGGGGGTGGGGAATATGGATGGGGAAGTCTGGCGTCGGGGCAGTGTTTGAGGGATTATTTAAGGAAGCAGTCTCAAAAACTGATACGGCTGATTCTATCTTTGTCggaaattaaaaataattttcaaaggTGGTCCACCTTCATGCTTCAGATTGACTCTGACTTTAGTCACGGTTTACATATAAAGTTTTCAGTACCTACTTT comes from the Haliotis asinina isolate JCU_RB_2024 chromosome 12, JCU_Hal_asi_v2, whole genome shotgun sequence genome and includes:
- the LOC137257848 gene encoding b(0,+)-type amino acid transporter 1-like → MANDKEADGAPKIEMKRDLGLLSGIGLIVGTMIGSGIFISPKGVLEGCGSVGLSLIIWALCGVLATMGALVYAELGTAVPRSGGEHAYLMYTYKGDVSKIGRLPAFLFDWTGLFIIRPTMVAVISLAMGTYIVKPLYPGCDPPTSVIKLVTALGMLFITFCNCVSVRLATIIQNTMTVLKLLAIAIITIGGIYKIAEGNTEYISEGFEGTSQNPSTVIFAFYNGLWAFDGWNSLNFVTEELKNPSRNLPIAIMVGIPLTTLCYVLANIGYFSVMSKEEIILSHAVAVTWGDRVLGVMSWCIPMFVAMSTFGSVNGCLFSSGRLCYVAGRDSHFPKMLSFIHYKRRTPIPAMLFTLTISILLLIPGDISTLIDFFSFASWLVYGATSFSLIVLRFKEKDLHRPYRVPIFVPVIVFLASCYLVLAPILQNPGIQFLYAIIFIVGGSFIFVPFVYMGIHFSFMDRLTELCQKVLLLLPTKRE